Genomic segment of Streptosporangium sp. NBC_01755:
ACCTTCCTTATGTCCGGGCGTGCCGCCTTGCCGCATACGTGTTGACGCCATAGTGTCCGTCCGGACGGTCCGGTTAGAGGCCGTCAGGGAGGTTCGACTGGTGACTGTGACCACCGACGGTTCTATCCGGGGAGCGGCCCCGGCAAACCCCGAGAATCCCTGGGGCGACACCAAGACCGCCGGGACCCCTCGCAGTGGGGGAGTCCTCGGCCCGACCGGGCGTCCCCGACCCGTTTTCCCCGACCCGCCCCCTCGCACCGTGCACGGACCGGCGAGGGTCGTCGCCATGGTCAACCAGAAGGGTGGCGTCGGCAAGACGACCACCACGATCAACCTGGGCGCCGCGCTGGCGGAGGCCGGGCTCAAGGTTCTGCTGGTCGACTTCGATCCGCAGGGTGCCCTCTCGGTCGGTCTCGGGATCAACCCCCTCCAGCTCGACCTGACGGTCTACAACCTCCTCATGGAGCGGCAGATCACGGCCAGGGACGTGCTGCTGGAGACCGGCGTCGAGGGCATGGACCTGCTGCCCAGCAACATCGACCTGTCGGCCGCCGAGGTCCAGCTCGTCACGGAGGTCGCCCGCGAGCAGGTGCTCGGCCGGGTCATCAAGCCCCTCCTGCCCGAGTACGACGTCTGCCTGATCGACTGCCAGCCCTCGCTGGGGCTGCTCACGATCAACGCGCTGGCCTGCGCGCACGGCGTCATGGTGCCGCTGGAGTGCGAGTTCTTCGCGCTGCGCGGTGTCGCGCTGCTCATGGACACCATCATCAAGGTCCAGGAGCGCATCAACGACGAGCTGGTCATCGAGGGCCTGCTCGCCACCATGTACGATGCGCGCACCCTGCACGGCCGCGAGGTGCTGGCCCGGGTCGTCGAGGCGTTCGACGACAAGGTCTATCACACGGTGATCAACCGGACGGTCCGCTTCCCTGACGCGACCGTGGCAGGTGAGCCCATCACCAGCTTCGACTCCTCCTCGCTCGGCGCCAGTGCGTACCGCGAGCTCGCCAGGGAAGTTCTCGCCAGGTGGGCCGCGCTGGAGCGGTGATCCCGCCTCCCGGTGCGGGACAATGGAGGGATGACCGAGCAGTCGAAGATCGCCGATGACACCTTCAAGGTGCATCTGGAGGTCTTCGAAGGCCCTTTCGACCTCCTGCTCGGTCTGATCTCCAAGCACAAGCTGGACATCACCGAGGTCTCGCTCAGCCAGGTCACCGACGAGTTCATCTCCTATATCCGGGGCAGGGGCCCGGAGTGGGACCTGGACCAGACGAGTCACTTCCTGCTCGTCGCGGCGACCCTGCTCGACCTCAAGGCGGCCAGGCTGCTGCCCGCCGGCGAGGTCGACGACGAAGAGGATCTGGCCCTTCTGGAGGCCCGCGACCTGCTCTTCGCCCGCCTCCTGCAGTACCGGGCCTACAAGGAGGTCGTCAAGGTCTTCTCCGCCAGGATGGCCGAGGAGGTGCTGCGCTTCCCGCGTACCGTGCCGATGGAGGCCCAGTTCGCGGGCCTGCTGCCCGAACTGATCCTCGGTATCGGTCCCGACCGCCTCGCTGAGATCGCCCGGCGGGCCTTCGCCCCCAAGGTGCCCCCGTCGGTTTCCGTGGCCCACATCTACCAACCGCTCGCCAATGTCCGCGATCAGGCGGTTATCCTTGTTCAGCGGCTGCGGCGGTTGCGCAGGGCGACCTTTCGGGCCCTCACCTCCGACTGCGCCGGAACATTCGAGATCGTCGCCCGTTTCCTGGCGGTTCTGGAGCTCTACCGGGAGGCGGCCGTCTCCTTCGAGCAGGTGGAGCCTCTCGGGGAGCTGCACGTGACCTGGACCGGCAGTGACGACGGTGACGTCGCCGTGGCCGACGACTACGACGAGACCCCGGAGGGAGAACCCGCCGATGACTGACACGGCATCCGAGCCTGATCTGCGGGCCGGGCCTGATCTGAGCGCCGGGCCTGACCTGCGCGCCGGGCTGGAGGCCGTCCTGCTGGTGGTCGACGAGCCCGTCGCCGAGGTGACCCTCGCCCAGGTGCTGGAGCGGCCCGTCCATGAGGTCGGCAGGGTGCTCCGGGAGCTCTCGGCGGAATACACCGAAGCCGGGCGGGGTTTCGACCTGAGAGAGGTCGCGGGCGGCTGGCGGTTTTACACGCGGGCCGAGTGCGCGTCACTCGTGGAGCGGTTCGTCCGCGACGGCCAGCAGACGCGTCTGACCCAGGCCGCGCTGGAGACCCTGGCCGTGGTCGCCTACCGGCAGCCGGTGAGCCGGGCCCGGGTGGCGGCCATTCGCGGTGTCAACAGCGACGGCGTCATGCGCACGCTGATGACGAGGGGGCTGGTCGAGGAGGCCGGCACCGAACCGGAGAGCCAAGCCGTGCTCTACCGGACAAGTTCGTATTTTCTCGAGAGGATGGGCCTGCGGGAACTCGGTGAGCTTCCCGAACTGGCGCCCTTCCTGCCCGACGACATGGAATCCCTAGAGGAGCAGAAGTAGTGAACAACAGCCGTAGCACCCCGTCCGGTGAGGGACGCGGTCAAGGCCGTGGCGGAGCCCCGCGCGGTGGCAATCCCCGTGGGGGCTCGCAGTCCGGTGGATTCCGGGGTGGATCCACCCGAGGTGGATCCTCCCGAGGCGGATCCTCATCCGGCGGGTCCCGTGGTGGTTCGCAGGGCGGTTTCCGTTCGGACGGTCCGCGCCGTGATGACCGTGGTGGTTCGCAGGGTGGTTTCCGCGCCGAGCGTGACGGTTCGCGTAGCTCGTACGACAGGCCCTCGGGTGCTTTCCGCTCCGACGGCCCGCGTCGGGATGATCGTGGTGGTTCGCCGGGTGGTTTCCGTTCCGACGGTCCGCGTCGGGATGATCGCGGAGGTCCGTCGTCTGGTGGGTCCCGTGGCGGTTTCCGTTCGGACGGTCCGCGTCGGGATGATCGCGGTGGTTCGTCGTTCGGCGGGTCTCGCGACGGTTCGCGCGGCTCGTACGGCAGGCCCTCGGGCGGTTCGCCGGGTGGTTTCCGTTCCGACGGTCCGCGTCGGGATGATCGTGGTGGTTCGCCGGGTGGTTTCCGTTCGGACGGTCCGCGTCGGGATGATCGCGGTGGTTCGTCGTTCGGCGGGTCCCGTGACGGCTCGCGGAGCCGGTACGGCAGGCCCTCCGAGGGCTCCCAGGGCGGCTACCGGTCCGATGCCCCGCGTCGGGATGATCGCGGTGGTTCGTCGTTCGGCGGGGCCCGTGACGGCTCGCGGAGCGATTTCCGGTCCGATGCCCCGCGCCGCGACGACCGCGGCGGTTTCCGCGCGGACCGGGACGGCTCGCGTGGCAGGCCCGGCTCCGACCGTGGTCGCGGCGGCGCGCCCGCCGGTGGTTCCCGTGGCCGCTTCGGCAGGACCGGCCGCCGGGACGACGTCCAGACGATCGGCGGTGACCGCGCCGGGGCGTACGGCGAGCGTCGCGCCTCCGCAGACCGGCCCACCGGCCGCGCCCCGGAGGCGAAGGCCGCGAAGGCCCCGCTGCGGCCCGGCACGATCGCGAACGACAGGTTCAAGACCGCCCGCCAGCCCAAGCGTGACTCCGACTTCTACGACCGCGACTACGTCGACGAGCGCGACACCACCGAGGTCCCGGACGGCGTCCGGCTGCAGAAGGTCCTCGCCCAGGCGGGTGTCGCCAGCCGCCGGGCCTGCGAGGACATGATCGGCGACGGCAGGGTGACCGTCGACGGCCAGGTGGTCCGCCGCTTCGGCGCCCGGGTCGACCCCGCCAAGCAGGTCATCCACGTCGACGGCAAGCGCCTGCCGACGATGCCCGACCTGGTCTACCTCGCGATCAACAAGCCGATCGGCGTTGTCAGCACCATGTCCGACCCGGACGGCCGCCCCTCGCTGGCCGACTTCGTGGCCGACCGCACCGAGCGCCTGTTCCACGTGGGCCGTCTCGACACCGAGACCGAGGGCCTGATCCTGCTCACCAACGACGGTGAGCTGGCCAACAGGCTCACCCACCCGAGCTACGGCGTCCAGAAGAAGTACTGGGCCAAGGTCCCCGGCCGGATCGAGCGTGACCTCGGACGCCGCCTGAAGAAGGGCGTCGAGCTGGAGGACGGCCTGGCCAAGGCCGACTCCTTCGGCCTGGTTCAGGAGCACGGCCAGCAGGCCCTGGTCGAGATCGTGCTGCATGAGGGCCGAAAGCACATCGTCCGCCGCATGCTGGAGGAGGTCGGGCACCCGGTTATCGACCTGGCCCGTATCGAGTTCGGCCCGGTCAAGCTCGGCCGCCTCAAGCCTGGCACCGTCCGCGCGCTGACCCTCACGGAGGTCGGGGAACTCTACGCCGCCGTCGGGTTGTAGCCTTCCCTGACATGCGCGTTCAGGATGCGCCGGATCACCCCCAGGGGTGGTCCGGCGTGGGTGGATATGGAGGAACGACGATGGTGCGGGCGATCCGCGGTGCGATCCAGGTCGAGGCGAACGACCGGGACGCGATCCTGTCCGGGGTTGCAGAACTGGTCACGGAGGTGATGGGGCGAAACAGGCTCACCACCGAGGACGTGATCAGTGTGATCTTCACGGCCACGCCCGACCTCACCGCCGAGTTTCCCGCTCTGGCCGCCCGCAAGCTCGGCTTCCACGACGTCCCGCTGATCTGCGCGTCCGAGATCGACGTGCCGGGCGCCCTGCCCCGAGTGGTGCGGCTGATGGCCCACGTCGAGGTCGACCGGCCCCGCCAGGATGTCCAGCATGTCTACCTGCGTGGCGCGGTCGCCCTTCGCGTGGACATCGCCCAGTGAGTCCTTTAGACATCATGATCTCGGGGGAGTGGGGGTGAGCGCTCTGGAGAGCGTCCTGGTCGTCGGTACGGGGCTGATCGGCACCTCGATCGCCCTGGCCCTGCGCGAGCACGGCGTCGCCGTCCATCTGGCCGACCGTGACGAGGGCTCCCTGCGGCTGGCGCGCGAGCTGGGCGCCGGTGTGGAGTGGGCCGAGGGCGTGCGGGTGGACATCGCGGTCATCGCGGTCCCGCCGCACGCGGTCGCGGGGCGGCTCGCCGCCCTCCAGAAGGCCGGCGCCGCCTGTTTCTACACGGACGTGGCCAGCGTCAAGGCCCTTCCGCTCAGGGAGGCCGCGAGCCTCGGCTGTGACCTGACGAGCTACGTCGCAGGGCATCCGCTCGCCGGCCGCGAGCGCTCCGGGCCCGCCGCGGCGCGGGCCGACATCTTCCTCGGGCGCCCGTGGGCGCTCTGCCCGACCGAGGAGACCTCGCCCGACGCGGTGGAGGCCATGTACGGCCTCGTCAAGCTCTGCGGCGGCGAGGCGGTCAGGGTCGGCGCCGAGGAGCACGACAGGGCCGTCGCGATCGTCTCGCACGCCCCCCACGTGACCGCCTCCGCGGTGGCAGCCCGCCTCGCGGACGCGTCGGCCACCGCGCTCGGCCTGGCCGGACCCGGGGTGCGCGACGTCACCCGCATCGCGGCGGGTGACCCGAGGTTGTGGACCGGGATCCTGTCGGGCAACGCGCTGCCGGTGGCCGAGGTGCTGGAGGCGGTGGCGGCCGACCTGGCCGCCGCGGCCGCCGCGCTCAGGGAGGCCGCCGATCCCGAGGCCATGGCCCGCGTCACCGAACTGCTGTACCGGGGCGTCACGGGCACCGGCAGGATCCCCGGCAAGCACGGAGGTCCCGCGCGCGCCTACGCGACGGTCCAGGTCATCATCGGCGACCGTCCCGGCGAGCTGGCCCGGCTGTTCCAGGTGGCCAAGGAGGCGGGTGTCAACATCGAGGACGTCCGGCTTGAGCACGCCCCCGGTCTGCCGCTGGGCGCCGCCGATCTCTCGGTGCAGCCGGAGGAGGTGCCGAGGCTGTCCGAGGCCCTGCGCGCGCACGGCTGGCACCTGCCGTAGGCGCCTGCCGCACTCCGTGCACGGACCGTCATGATCGTCCGGCGCGGCTGCCACTTCGGCGTCTGGGGCGGTCTGCCACAGGGGCCACCCTCGCGGCGGTCCGCTCGCTCGATGCGCGGTTCCTGCCCGGCTCCCGGTAGCCTCGTACGGACAACTGAAGCGGGCTGTAAGGGAGAAGGCGTCGTGACCGGACTGGTCGTCGCCATGGACGGTCCTTCGGGATCGGGCAAGTCGAGCGCGTCACGAGGGGTGGCGCGGGCGCTGGGGCTGCGTTATCTCGATACCGGGGCGATGTACCGGGCGATCACCTGGTGGATGCTCCAGCGGGGCGTCGATCTCGCCGACCCCGGGGCGATCACGGCCAGGGCGCTCGACCCGATCCTCACCCTGGGCACCGACCCCGACGCTCCCGCGGTGGCGGTCGACGGCATCGACGCCGCCGCGCCGATCCGCACCGCCGAGGTCACCGCGGCCGTCTCGGCGGTCAGCGCGGTGCCCGAGGTACGGCGCCGCCTGGTGGCCGAGCAGCGTGAGATCATCGGTTCCGGCGGCATCGTCGTCGAGGGCCGTGACATCGGCACGGTGGTGGCGCCCGACGCGGTGGTCAAGATCTATCTGACCGCGAGCGCGGACGCCAGGGCGCTGCGCCGCACGGCGGAGCTCACCGGCACCACGGTGGAGGCACAGCGGGCCGCGATGGCTCGCCGCGACACCCTTGACTCGACCAGGAAGGCAGACCCGCTGGCGAAGGCGGCCGACGCCGTCGAGCTCGACACCACGGCGCTGAACCTCGAAGAGGTCATCGCCGAAATACTGCGTGTGATTAAGGAAAAGGCGTGACCGGGGAATACGACGACGACAACGGCTGGATCGACGCGGAGCTCGCCGATTCAGGGACCGATCACAGCTCTCAGGAGGCGGGGCCGGACACCGCCCCGCAGCCGGTCGTGGCCGTGGTGGGCCGCCCCAACGTGGGCAAGTCCACACTGGTCAACCGGATCATCGGCCGCCGCGAGGCGGTCGTGGAGGACGTGCCGGGGGTGACCCGCGACCGGGTCACCTACGACGCCACCTGGCGCGGGCGCCGGTTCACGGTGGTCGACACCGGTGGGTGGGACCCGGACGCGACCGGCATGGCGTTGAAGATCGCCGAGCAGGCCCAGGTGGCGGCCGAGCTGGCCGATGTGATCCTGTTCGTGACCGACGCCGTGGTGGGCGTGACCGACGCGGACGAGATCGTCGGCCACGTGCTGCGCGCGTCGGGCAAGCCGGTCATCCTCGCCGCCAACAAGGTGGACAACCAGCAGATGGAGCTGGAGGCCGCCGGGTTGTGGTCCCTCGGCCTGGGCGAGCCGCAGCCGGTCTCCGCCCTGCACGGCCGCTCCAGCGGTGACCTGCTGGACGTGATCCTCGACAAGCTGCCGGACACGCCCGAGCAGCGGTTCGGCGCCGAGCGCGGGCCGCGCAGGGTCGCCCTGGTCGGCAAGCCCAACGTGGGCAAGTCCTCGCTGCTGAACCAGCTCGCCGGCCAGGAGCGCGTGCTCGTCGACCCGATGGCGGGCACCACCCGAGACCCGGTGGACGAGCTGATCGAGCTCGGCGGCAAGCCCTGGCGCTTCGTCGACACCGCCGGTATCCGGCGGCGCGACCGTGAGCTCAAGGGCGCCGACTTCTACGCGAGCATGCGCACCAGGGCCGCGCTGGAGCGCTCGGAGATCGCGGTGGTGCTCATCGACGCCAGCGAGGTGCTGACCGAGCAGGATCTGCGGATCATCTCGCTGGTGATCGAGTCAGGCCGGTGCATGGTCGTGGCGTTCAACAAGTGGGATCTGCTGGACGAGGACCGCCGCTACTACCTGGAGAAGGAGATCGACCGCCAGCTGGTCCGCGTGCCGTGGGCGCTGCGGGCCAACATCTCCGCCAAGACCGGCTGGCACGTCGAACGGCTCGTCCCGGCGATCGAGAAGGCGCTCGACTCCTGGTCGACCCGGGTGCCCACCGCCCGCCTCAACGCCTTCCTGACCGACCTGGTCGCGGCCACCCCGCCACCGGTCCGCAGCGGCAAGCAGCCCAAGATCCTCTTCGCCACGCAGGCGTCGACGGAGCCGCCGAAGTTCGTGCTGTTCACCTCGGGCTTCCTGGAGGAGACCTACCGTCGCTTCATCGAGCGCCGGATTCGCGAGGAGTTCGGCTTCGCCGGATCGCCCATCGAGGTCACCATGAAGATCCGCGAGAAGCGCCAGGGGCAGAAGAAGAAGTAAGAACCCCATCACGAACGGCCCGGCCCGCGCCGGGCCGTTCGTCGTGTGCGCCCAGCATGGGCGATCGCTTGGGGGTGTAAGTCCCCTGGAGGAAGAGGTGGTGCTAACTCCGAGCCGGAGGCAAGGGCGTCGTCGTGAGGCGGGGTCTGGAGGAAGCCCGAGGCGAAACCCTGCACCGAGGGATACGAACCGCGTAGAAGGCGGGTCGATCTGGGTGAGCCTGCACGCGAAGGCGAAGCCCGTCACCATCGACAGGATCGGCACGTAAACGCGGCGGGCGTAGGGGGAAAGTGGTCGTTCTTACCTGGGGAGATCTGCTCGGGTGTCGGTTGTGCTGTTGGTGTCGCCGCGCCGACGGGTCTGGTCGTGAGGCCGGGGTCTGACCGGGCAGAAGTCAGCAGAGGCCGTAGTACCGGTGAGGGGAACGGACAATCAGCCGGGAAGGGCCGAACGTCGAGTGTCACGGTGGAAGGTGAGGTGCTCGTGCCGGTCGCGGTGATCGCAGCCACCCCGCGAACGCGGGCCCGTGGTGGGAGGAGACGGTGAGTCCGTCAGTGCCCATGGCGGAGCGTAGTGGCCGGTCGGTGCCCTTGTCGGAGGCGGTGATCCCTGGCCTGGAGGTGTCGGTGTGGGAGGAGTTCCTCTCGCCGGGCAACCTGGGCAGGGCGTTGAGGCGTGTGGAGGTCAACCGGGGCGCGCCGGGTGTGGACGGGATGGGCACGGAGCAGTTGCGGCCGTGGATCCGTGAGCACTGGGCGGGCGTGCGGGAGGCTTTGGACGCGGGTGGCTACCGGCCGTTGCCGGTCCGCCGGGTGGTGATCCCCAAGCCCGGAGGATCAGGGGAGCGGTTGCTGGGAGTGCCCTCTGCGCTGGACAGGTTGATCCAGCAGGCGATCGCGCAGGTCCTGACGCCGATCTTCGACCCGCATTTCAGCGGGGCCAGTTTCGGGTTCCGTCCCGGCAAGTCCGCTCATCAGGCGGTGCGGGTCGCGCGGCGGGCGGTCGAGGATGGCCATCGGTGGGTCGTGGATGTCGATTTGGACCGGTTCTTCGATCGGGTCGATTTCGACATCCTGATGGCGCGGGTGGCGCGCAAGGTGTCTGACCGCAGGATGTTGAGGCTCATCCGGGCGTATCTGGAGGCCGGGGTGATGATCGACGGGATCGTTTCGGCGAGCAGGGAGGGGACCCCGCAGGGTTCCCCGCTGTCGCCGATCTTGTCGAACATCATGCTGGATGATCTGGACCGGGAGTTGTGGCGGCGCGGTCATCGGTTCGTGCGCTACGCCGACGACCTTCGGGTCTTCGTGCGCAGCAGGCGAGCTGCCACGAGGGTGCTCGACTCGGTGACAACCGTGGTCGAGCAGCGGTTAAAACTCAAGGTGAACCGGGAGAAGTCCTCGGTCCGGCACGCGCGTGAGGCGACGTTGCTGGGGTTCGGGTTCTACTTCTCCCGATCAGGCGTCGGCATCCGGGTCGATCCCAAGGCGATGAGCCGGTTCAAGGATCGCATCCGGGAGTTGACCAGTCGCAGGTGGAGCGTGTCGATGATCTGCAGAATCGACAGGCTCAATGCCTACATCACCGGGTGGATGGCCTACTTCCAGCTCGCCGGGCTGTCACGGCGGCTGCGTGAGTTGGATAAGTGGCTGCACCGCCGGATGCGGCAGATCCGCTGGAAGGAATGGAAGCGCTGGGCGGCCAGGCGTCGGAACCTTCGCCATCTTGGCATCCCTGACCGCACCGCGCGGGAATGGGCGGCCAGCAGCAAGGGGTACTGGCGCATCGCCGGGTCAGTGGTCCTTCAACGGGCTCTGCCCAACGCTCACTGGGATGACCTTGGTCTGCTGGGCCTTCAGAACACCTGGCGCAGGCTCAGAACCACGGCTTGACGAACCGCCGGATGCGGGCCCGCATGTCCGGTGGTGTGAGAGGGGGACGGGCGACCCGTCCCCCTACTCGATTTCCGAGGTCCCGCCGTTTCCGGGGTCCCGCCGCGCGGATCTCCCCTGCCTGCCGGTGAAGGACGGACTCGCACCGGTGAACGGGCACCGAAACCGTTCGCCATTCTTTGATCTTGAACCAGAAGCTGTTTCGCGCTCGCGAACAGGCTCCGGACAACCTCGTCGGCCGTCGCGCGTTGTTCGGAAACGCCTGCCC
This window contains:
- a CDS encoding ParA family protein, which translates into the protein MTVTTDGSIRGAAPANPENPWGDTKTAGTPRSGGVLGPTGRPRPVFPDPPPRTVHGPARVVAMVNQKGGVGKTTTTINLGAALAEAGLKVLLVDFDPQGALSVGLGINPLQLDLTVYNLLMERQITARDVLLETGVEGMDLLPSNIDLSAAEVQLVTEVAREQVLGRVIKPLLPEYDVCLIDCQPSLGLLTINALACAHGVMVPLECEFFALRGVALLMDTIIKVQERINDELVIEGLLATMYDARTLHGREVLARVVEAFDDKVYHTVINRTVRFPDATVAGEPITSFDSSSLGASAYRELAREVLARWAALER
- a CDS encoding prephenate dehydrogenase, whose translation is MSALESVLVVGTGLIGTSIALALREHGVAVHLADRDEGSLRLARELGAGVEWAEGVRVDIAVIAVPPHAVAGRLAALQKAGAACFYTDVASVKALPLREAASLGCDLTSYVAGHPLAGRERSGPAAARADIFLGRPWALCPTEETSPDAVEAMYGLVKLCGGEAVRVGAEEHDRAVAIVSHAPHVTASAVAARLADASATALGLAGPGVRDVTRIAAGDPRLWTGILSGNALPVAEVLEAVAADLAAAAAALREAADPEAMARVTELLYRGVTGTGRIPGKHGGPARAYATVQVIIGDRPGELARLFQVAKEAGVNIEDVRLEHAPGLPLGAADLSVQPEEVPRLSEALRAHGWHLP
- the cmk gene encoding (d)CMP kinase; the protein is MTGLVVAMDGPSGSGKSSASRGVARALGLRYLDTGAMYRAITWWMLQRGVDLADPGAITARALDPILTLGTDPDAPAVAVDGIDAAAPIRTAEVTAAVSAVSAVPEVRRRLVAEQREIIGSGGIVVEGRDIGTVVAPDAVVKIYLTASADARALRRTAELTGTTVEAQRAAMARRDTLDSTRKADPLAKAADAVELDTTALNLEEVIAEILRVIKEKA
- a CDS encoding pseudouridine synthase; this translates as MNNSRSTPSGEGRGQGRGGAPRGGNPRGGSQSGGFRGGSTRGGSSRGGSSSGGSRGGSQGGFRSDGPRRDDRGGSQGGFRAERDGSRSSYDRPSGAFRSDGPRRDDRGGSPGGFRSDGPRRDDRGGPSSGGSRGGFRSDGPRRDDRGGSSFGGSRDGSRGSYGRPSGGSPGGFRSDGPRRDDRGGSPGGFRSDGPRRDDRGGSSFGGSRDGSRSRYGRPSEGSQGGYRSDAPRRDDRGGSSFGGARDGSRSDFRSDAPRRDDRGGFRADRDGSRGRPGSDRGRGGAPAGGSRGRFGRTGRRDDVQTIGGDRAGAYGERRASADRPTGRAPEAKAAKAPLRPGTIANDRFKTARQPKRDSDFYDRDYVDERDTTEVPDGVRLQKVLAQAGVASRRACEDMIGDGRVTVDGQVVRRFGARVDPAKQVIHVDGKRLPTMPDLVYLAINKPIGVVSTMSDPDGRPSLADFVADRTERLFHVGRLDTETEGLILLTNDGELANRLTHPSYGVQKKYWAKVPGRIERDLGRRLKKGVELEDGLAKADSFGLVQEHGQQALVEIVLHEGRKHIVRRMLEEVGHPVIDLARIEFGPVKLGRLKPGTVRALTLTEVGELYAAVGL
- a CDS encoding segregation and condensation protein A; the protein is MTEQSKIADDTFKVHLEVFEGPFDLLLGLISKHKLDITEVSLSQVTDEFISYIRGRGPEWDLDQTSHFLLVAATLLDLKAARLLPAGEVDDEEDLALLEARDLLFARLLQYRAYKEVVKVFSARMAEEVLRFPRTVPMEAQFAGLLPELILGIGPDRLAEIARRAFAPKVPPSVSVAHIYQPLANVRDQAVILVQRLRRLRRATFRALTSDCAGTFEIVARFLAVLELYREAAVSFEQVEPLGELHVTWTGSDDGDVAVADDYDETPEGEPADD
- the aroH gene encoding chorismate mutase, with protein sequence MVRAIRGAIQVEANDRDAILSGVAELVTEVMGRNRLTTEDVISVIFTATPDLTAEFPALAARKLGFHDVPLICASEIDVPGALPRVVRLMAHVEVDRPRQDVQHVYLRGAVALRVDIAQ
- the ltrA gene encoding group II intron reverse transcriptase/maturase, with amino-acid sequence MAERSGRSVPLSEAVIPGLEVSVWEEFLSPGNLGRALRRVEVNRGAPGVDGMGTEQLRPWIREHWAGVREALDAGGYRPLPVRRVVIPKPGGSGERLLGVPSALDRLIQQAIAQVLTPIFDPHFSGASFGFRPGKSAHQAVRVARRAVEDGHRWVVDVDLDRFFDRVDFDILMARVARKVSDRRMLRLIRAYLEAGVMIDGIVSASREGTPQGSPLSPILSNIMLDDLDRELWRRGHRFVRYADDLRVFVRSRRAATRVLDSVTTVVEQRLKLKVNREKSSVRHAREATLLGFGFYFSRSGVGIRVDPKAMSRFKDRIRELTSRRWSVSMICRIDRLNAYITGWMAYFQLAGLSRRLRELDKWLHRRMRQIRWKEWKRWAARRRNLRHLGIPDRTAREWAASSKGYWRIAGSVVLQRALPNAHWDDLGLLGLQNTWRRLRTTA
- the scpB gene encoding SMC-Scp complex subunit ScpB gives rise to the protein MTDTASEPDLRAGPDLSAGPDLRAGLEAVLLVVDEPVAEVTLAQVLERPVHEVGRVLRELSAEYTEAGRGFDLREVAGGWRFYTRAECASLVERFVRDGQQTRLTQAALETLAVVAYRQPVSRARVAAIRGVNSDGVMRTLMTRGLVEEAGTEPESQAVLYRTSSYFLERMGLRELGELPELAPFLPDDMESLEEQK
- the der gene encoding ribosome biogenesis GTPase Der, giving the protein MTGEYDDDNGWIDAELADSGTDHSSQEAGPDTAPQPVVAVVGRPNVGKSTLVNRIIGRREAVVEDVPGVTRDRVTYDATWRGRRFTVVDTGGWDPDATGMALKIAEQAQVAAELADVILFVTDAVVGVTDADEIVGHVLRASGKPVILAANKVDNQQMELEAAGLWSLGLGEPQPVSALHGRSSGDLLDVILDKLPDTPEQRFGAERGPRRVALVGKPNVGKSSLLNQLAGQERVLVDPMAGTTRDPVDELIELGGKPWRFVDTAGIRRRDRELKGADFYASMRTRAALERSEIAVVLIDASEVLTEQDLRIISLVIESGRCMVVAFNKWDLLDEDRRYYLEKEIDRQLVRVPWALRANISAKTGWHVERLVPAIEKALDSWSTRVPTARLNAFLTDLVAATPPPVRSGKQPKILFATQASTEPPKFVLFTSGFLEETYRRFIERRIREEFGFAGSPIEVTMKIREKRQGQKKK